From Camelina sativa cultivar DH55 chromosome 20, Cs, whole genome shotgun sequence, the proteins below share one genomic window:
- the LOC104768976 gene encoding F-box protein At5g07670 isoform X2, which translates to MSYRGKKENSPVSPLKKRRASWSELWVNHHHLLTSSPLDFAAKFQSLTPPTPISKSKTLLPPDFTLLLPDLILIRIIEKIPKSHRKNLSLVCKRWFKLHGRLVRSLRLSDWGFLASGRLISRFPNLDTVDLVSGCLISPPNSGILVNHRIVSFTVDVGSYQSWSFFEENLLSVEVVDRGLKALAGGCSNLRKLVVTNTSELGLLNVAEECSMLQELELHKCSDSVLLGIGAFENLQILKLVVNVDDLYHSLVSDIGLMILAQGCKRLVKLELVGCEGGFDGIKEIGQCCQMLEELTVCDHKMESGWLEGLRYCENLKTLKLVSCKKIDNDPDECLSCCCPALERLQLEKCQLRDKNTVKALFKICEAAREIVFQDCWGLDDDIFSLATAFGRVKLLYLEGCSLLTTSGLESVILHWHELEHLKVVSCKNIKDSEVSPSLSALFSALVELQWRPDTRSHLSSSLTETGIGGKGGKFFKKT; encoded by the exons aTGTCTTATAGAGGGAAGAAGGAGAACAGTCCAGTTTCACCATTGAAGAAGCGACGAGCGAGCTGGTCTGAACTTTGGGTTAACCATCACCATTTATTGACTTCTTCTCCGCTTGATTTCGCCGCAAAGTTTCAGTCTTTGACCCCTCCAACTCCAATCTCCAAATCCAAAACCCTACTCCCTCCTGATTTCACGCTTCTCTTACCTGACCTCATTCTCATCAGAATCATTGAAAAAATCCCTAAATCTCACCGGAAAAATCTCTCCTTGGTTTGCAAGAGATGGTTTAAACTCCATGGTCGTCTTGTAAGATCTCTTAGGTTATCTGATTGGGGGTTTCTAGCGTCTGGTCGGCTGATCTCGAGGTTTCCCAATCTGGATACTGTTGATTTGGTCAGTGGGTGTTTGATTTCGCCGCCAAATTCAGGTATTTTAGTTAACCACAGGATAGTTTCGTTTACTGTTGATGTAGGGTCTTATCAGAGTTGGAGTTTCTTCGAGGAGAATCTGTTGTCTGTTGAGGTAGTTGATAGAGGGCTCAAAGCCCTTGCTGGTGGCTGCTCTAATCTCAGGAAACTAGTTGTGACCAATACTAGTGAACTAGGGTTGTTGAATGTAGCTGAAGAGTGTTCCATGTTGCAAGAACTCGAATTGCACAAGTGTTCTGATAGTGTTTTGCTTGGCATTGGTGCGTTTGAGAATCTGCAGATCTTGAAATTGGTTgtgaatgttgatgatttgtaTCACTCTCTGGTTTCGGATATCGGTCTTATGATTTTGGCTCAAGGGTGCAAGAGACTGGTGAAGCTTGAGCTTGTTGGATGTGAGGGAGGGTTTGATGGGATTAAAGAAATAGGCCAATGTTGTCAAATGCTTGAGGAACTTACTGTTTGTGATCACAAGATGGAGTCGGGTTGGCTTGAAGGGCTTCGTTATTGTGAGAATCTCAAGACGCTGAAACTCGTGTCTTGTAAAAAGATCGATAATGATCCAGATGAGTGCTTAAG TTGTTGTTGTCCTGCTCTCGAGCGTTTGCAGTTGGAGAAGTGTCAGTTAAGAGATAAGAATACCGTAAAGGCTCTGTTTAAGATATGTGAAGCGGCGAGAGAGATTGTTTTCCAAGATTGTTGGGGATTGGATGATGATATCTTCAGCTTGGCTACGGCTTTCGG GAGAGTGAAGCTACTGTATCTGGAAGGATGCTCATTGTTAACAACATCAGGTCTAGAATCAGTGATTCTACATTGGCACGAGTTAGAACATCTGAAAGTGGTTTCGTGCAAGAACATAAAAGATTCAGAAGTCTCTCCGTCGCTGTCAGCTCTGTTCTCAGCTTTAGTGGAATTGCAGTGGAGACCAGACACCAGATCGCATCTCTCTTCAAGCCTTACAGAGACCGGAATTGGTGGTAAAGGTGGGaaatttttcaagaaaacatga
- the LOC104768975 gene encoding structural maintenance of chromosomes protein 6A, whose amino-acid sequence MDEEHEHGDSFKDQRPSSGTIVRIRLENFMCHDNLEIEFGDSVNFITGQNGSGKSAILTALRVAFGCRAKGTQRATSLQDFIKTGCSYALVHVELRNQGGDAFKPEIYGDTLTVERRISDSTSLTVLKDHQGRKISSRREELRELVEHYNIDVENPCVIMSQEKSREFLNSGNDKDKFQFFYKATLLQQVDELLQSIDTKLESANALLDEMEKTIQPIEKEISELLQKIKNMEQFEEITQQLLHLKKKLAWSWVYDVDRQLKEQTEKIVKLKERVPTCQNRIDQKLGEVESLRVSLTEKKAQVACLMDESTAMKREIECLRQSVKMAAREKIALEEEFQHKCNNIQKIKDLVRRLERQIGDINEMTTRSTQAEQSEIEEKLNLLKLEVEKAESLLSSLKEEENVVIEKALAGGQEKEHIEAMIRDHEKKQRSINTQINDLKKHQTNKVTAFGGDRVINLLRAIERHHRRFNKPPIGPIGAHVTLVNGNRWASAVEQALGNLLNAFIVNDHKDLVTLRHCGKEANYNNLKIIIYDFSRPRLSIPRHMIPQTEHPTILSVLHSENNTVLNVLVDMSGVERQVLAENYEVGKTIAFERRLLNLKDVFTIDGYRMFSRGPVQTTLPPHPRRTTRLCASFDDQIKDLEIEASKEQRDIQECRGQKREAEMNLEGLESKMRGLKKQRTQLEKDLTRKELEMQDLKKSVASETKASPTSSVDELHLESMRFREEIKEKESLLEKFQDGLDEAELKANELKASYENLCESAKGEIESLEKAENELKEIEEKLQYAETEKNHYEILMKDKVLPDIKQAEVLYQDLETKRQENNEKASIICPESEIRALGPWDGATPLQLSAQINKINHRLSRENAKYSESIDDLRIMHDEKEQKIRKKSKIYKSFREKLKVCRDVVGSRQSKLQLNKSHLKRQLTWQFNSNLSKKGISGQIMVSYPDKTLSLEVKMPQDATNSAVRDTRGLSGGERSFSTLCFALALHRMTEAPIRAMDEFDVFMDAVSRKISLDTLVDFAIEKGSQWIFITPHDISMVKSHEMVKKQQLAAPRS is encoded by the exons ATGGATGAGGAACATGAACATGGCGATTCTTTCAAGGATCAACGACCTAGCTCCGGTACAATCGTTAGGATACGCCTTGAGAATTTTATGTGCCACGATAATCTCGAGATTGAGTTTGGCGACTCTGTTAATTTCATCACTGGTCAAAACggaa GTGGTAAGAGTGCAATACTGACTGCGCTACGTGTTGCCTTTGGATGTCGAGCCAAAGGTACTCAGCGCGCCACTTCGCTGCAAGATTTCATAAAAACTGGATGCAGCTATGCTCTTGTTCATGTTGAACTGAGAAACCAAGGAGGGGATGCTTTTAAGCCTGAGATATATGGTGATACCCTGACTGTTGAACGCAGGATATCTGATTCCACTAGTTTAACGGTTCTCAAGGATCATCAAG GAAGAAAAATATCTAGCCGACGGGAGGAGCTACGGGAACTTGTTGAACATTATAAT aTTGATGTTGAGAATCCCTGTGTGATCATGAGTCAAGAAAAGAGCAGGGAGTTTTTAAATTCTGGAAATGACAAAGATAAATTCCAG TTCTTTTATAAAGCAACCCTTCTTCAGCAAGTCGATGAACTTCTTCAAAGTATTGACACAAAGTTGGAATCTGCAAATGCTCTTCTGGATGAGATGGAGAAGACCATACAACCAATAGAAAAGGAGATCAGTGAGTTGCTTCAAAAGATCAAGAATATGGAGCAATTTGAAGAAATAACCCAACAGTTGCTGCATTTGAAAAAGAAACTAGCTTGGTCATGGGTATATGATGTGGATAGGCAGCTCAAGGAACAGACTGAGAAGATCGTCAAACTCAAAGAACGAGTGCCTACTTGTCAAAATAGAATTGATCAGAAACTG GGTGAGGTGGAATCTTTAAGGGTAAGTTTGACCGAGAAGAAAGCTCAAGTTGCTTGCCTGATGGATGAATCGACTGCgatgaagagagagatagaatgTTTGCGGCAATCAGTGAAGATG GCTGCAAGAGAGAAGATCGCTTTAGAAGAAGAATTCCAACATAAGTGCAACAACATTCAGAAGATTAAGGATCTTGTTAGGAGGCTTGAACGACAGATTGGAGATATTAATGAAATGACTACAAGAAGCACACAG GCTGAACAATCCGAAATTGAAGAAAAACTGAATCTATTGAAGCTAGAGGTTGAGAAGGCTGAATCATTGCTTTCCAG tTTGAAAGAGGAGGAGAACGTGGTAATAGAAAAGGCATTAGCTGGAGGGCAAGAGAAGGAACACATAGAGGCTATG ATTAGAGACCatgaaaagaagcaaagaagcatAAACACACAGATCAATGATCTGAagaaacatcaaacaaataag GTTACCGCATTTGGAGGGGACAGAGTCATTAATCTCTTGCGGGCTATTGAGAGACATCACCGCAGATTTAATAAGCCACCCATTGGTCCGATTGGTGCTCATGTG ACATTGGTCAATGGTAATAGATGGGCTTCTGCAGTTGAACAAGCTCTTGGCAACCTCCTGAATGCCTTTATTGTGAACGATCATAAAGATTTAGTTACTTTGCGACACTGTGGAAAGGAAGCAAATTATAACAATCTGAAGATTATCATCTATGACTTTTCAAGACCAAG GTTAAGTATACCAAGGCACATGATTCCTCAAACAGAACACCCAACTATTCTCTCTGTCTTGCACTCTGAGAATAATACTGTTCTTAATGTCTTGGTGGATATG AGTGGTGTCGAGAGGCAAGTGCTTGCAGAAAATTATGAGGTTGGCAAGACCATTGCCTTTGAGAGAAGGCTCTTGAATCTGAAGGATGTTTTCACTATAGATGGATACAGAAT GTTTTCCCGTGGACCTGTTCAGACTACGCTTCCTCCTCATCCTCGAAGGACTACTCGATTGTGTGCTTCTTTCGATGACCAAATCAAAGATCTTGAAATAGAGGCCTCAAAAGAACAAAGGGACATACAAGAATGCAGGGGACAAAAGAGGGAGGCAGAAATGAATCTCGAGGGTCTTGAATCTAAAATGCGCGGACTGAAG AAGCAACGCACCCAACTAGAGAAAGATTTGACGAGGAAGGAACTTGAAATGCAGGATCTGAAAAAATCAGTCGCTTCTGAAACCAAAGCATCACCTACATCAAGTGTTGATGAGCTTCATCTAGAAAGCATG AGATTCCGAGAAGAGATAAAGGAGAAAGAATCCTTGCTGGAAAAGTTTCAAGACGGTTTGGATGAAGCTGAATTAAAGGCTAATGAACTTAAAGCTTCATATGAAAACTTATGTG AGTCAGCCAAGGGTGAAATTGAATCTCTTGAGAAAGCAGAGAACGAGCTAAAGGAGATAGAAGAAAAACTCCAATACGCAGAAACG GAGAAGAACCATTATGAGATTCTTATGAAGGACAAGGTCTTACCCGATATCAAACAGGCTGAAGTTTTATATCAGGATCTTGAAACGAAGCGGCAG GAAAATAATGAGAAGGCCTCAATCATTTGTCCTGAGAGTGAGATAAGAGCTTTGGGCCCTTGGGATGGGGCCACTCCTTTGCAGCTTAGTGCTcagattaacaaaataaatcataGGCTGAGCCGAGAGAATGCCAA GTATTCTGAATCAATCGATGACCTCAGGATTATGCACGATGAAAAAGAACAGAAGATTAGGAAGAAAAGCAAAATTTACAAAAGCTTTCGAGAAAAGCTCAAG GTCTGCAGAGATGTGGTAGGTTCACGGCAGAGCAAGCTCCAATTAAATAAATCTCATCTGAAGCGCCAGTTAACTTGGCA ATTCAACTCTAACTTAAGTAAAAAAGGTATCAGTGGACAAATCATGGTCTCTTATCCAGACAAAACTTTGTCCCTAGAG GTTAAGATGCCTCAAGATGCAACAAACAGTGCTGTTCGAGACACAAGAGGACTTTCAG GTGGGGAACGGTCTTTCTCGACTTTATGCTTTGCATTAGCTCTTCACAGGATGACTGAAGCCCCAATTCGAGCAATGGACGAATTTGATGTATTTATG GACGCAGTTAGCAGGAAAATCAGCTTAGACACATTGGTTGATTTTGCAATAGAGAAAGGTTCACAGTGGATATTCATCACTCCTCATGATATCAG TATGGTGAAGTCACACGAGATGGTAAAGAAGCAACAACTAGCTGCTCCTCGTTCTTGa
- the LOC104768977 gene encoding NAC domain-containing protein 79-like produces MEAFGGFHKEDDEQIDLPPGFRFHPTDEELITHYLHNKVLDMAFSAKAIGEVDLNKAEPWELPYKAKMGEKEWYFFCVRDRKYPTGLRTNRATQAGYWKATGKDKEIYRGKSLVGMKKTLVFYRGRAPKGLKTNWVMHEYRLDGKLSAHNLPKTAKNEWVICRVFHKTAGGKKIPISTLIRIGSYGTGSSLPPLTDTSTYNDKTKTEPVYVPCFSNQAETRGNTLLNCFSNSSLSSSIQPDFLQMIPLYQPHQSINVSENLQSSNPVLTQEQSVLQAMIENNKRQTISRETGGSNTDHSSVFEFGRKRFDHQEVPSSSTGPLDLEPFWNY; encoded by the exons ATGGAAGCTTTCGGCGGGTTTCACAAGGAAGATGATGAGCAGATAGATTTGCCTCCTGGTTTCAGGTTTCATCCAACAGACGAAGAACTCATAACCCACTATCTACACAACAAGGTTCTTGACATGGCTTTCTCGGCTAAAGCTATTGGTGAGGTGGATTTGAACAAAGCTGAGCCTTGGGAGTTACCTT ataAAGCAAAAATGGGTGAGAAAGAATGGTATTTTTTCTGTGTGAGGGATAGAAAGTATCCGACTGGTTTGAGGACTAACCGAGCAACTCAAGCCGGTTATTGGAAGGCGACCGGGAAGGATAAGGAGATATACCGAGGCAAATCGCTTGTTGGTATGAAGAAAACACTTGTTTTCTACAGAGGAAGAGCTCCTAAAGGCCTCAAAACAAATTGGGTGATGCATGAGTATCGCCTAGATGGGAAACTCTCTGCTCACAACTTGCCTAAAACCGCTAag AATGAATGGGTGATATGCAGGGTCTTTCATAAAACTGCTGGAGGCAAGAAGATCCCTATTTCGACTTTGATCCGAATCGGTTCTTATGGAACTGGGTCCAGCTTACCACCTTTGACCGATACTTCAACATACAATGACAAAACCAAGACCGAGCCAGTTTACGTGCCCTGCTTCTCCAACCAAGCTGAAACCAGAGGAAACACATTACTCAACTGCTTCAGCAACTCTTCCCTTAGCTCCTCGATCCAACCAGATTTTCTACAGATGATTCCACTCTACCAACCTCATCAATCTATCAACGTTTCGGAGAACCTACAGAGTTCCAATCCGGTTCTTACGCAAGAACAGTCAGTTTTACAAGCAATGATCGAGAATAACAAAAGGCAAACGATTTCGCGGGAAACAGGAGGTTCTAATACCGACCATTCATCGGTTTTTGAATTTGGGAGGAAACGATTTGATCATCAAGAAGTTCCATCTTCCTCTACCGGTCCCCTTGATCTTGAACCTTTCTGGAACTACTGA
- the LOC104768976 gene encoding F-box protein At5g07670 isoform X3: MSYRGKKENSPVSPLKKRRASWSELWVNHHHLLTSSPLDFAAKFQSLTPPTPISKSKTLLPPDFTLLLPDLILIRIIEKIPKSHRKNLSLVCKRWFKLHGRLVRSLRLSDWGFLASGRLISRFPNLDTVDLVSGCLISPPNSGILVNHRIVSFTVDVGSYQSWSFFEENLLSVEVVDRGLKALAGGCSNLRKLVVTNTSELGLLNVAEECSMLQELELHKCSDSCSDSVLLGIGAFENLQILRLVVNVDGLYHSLVSDIGLMILAQGCKRLVKLELVGCEGGFDGIKEIGECCQMLEELTVCDHKMESGWLGGLRYCENLKTLRLVSCKKIDNDPDEELSCCCPALERLQLEKCQLRDKNTVKALFKICEAAREIVFQDCWGLDDDIFSLATAFGRVKLLYLEGCSLLTTSGLESVILHWHELEHLKVVSCKNIKDSEVSPSLSALFSALVELQWRPDTRSHLSSSLTETGIGGKGGKFFKKT, encoded by the exons aTGTCTTATAGAGGGAAGAAGGAGAACAGTCCAGTTTCACCATTGAAGAAGCGACGAGCGAGCTGGTCTGAACTTTGGGTTAACCATCACCATTTATTGACTTCTTCTCCGCTTGATTTCGCCGCAAAGTTTCAGTCTTTGACCCCTCCAACTCCAATCTCCAAATCCAAAACCCTACTCCCTCCTGATTTCACGCTTCTCTTACCTGACCTCATTCTCATCAGAATCATTGAAAAAATCCCTAAATCTCACCGGAAAAATCTCTCCTTGGTTTGCAAGAGATGGTTTAAACTCCATGGTCGTCTTGTAAGATCTCTTAGGTTATCTGATTGGGGGTTTCTAGCGTCTGGTCGGCTGATCTCGAGGTTTCCCAATCTGGATACTGTTGATTTGGTCAGTGGGTGTTTGATTTCGCCGCCAAATTCAGGTATTTTAGTTAACCACAGGATAGTTTCGTTTACTGTTGATGTAGGGTCTTATCAGAGTTGGAGTTTCTTCGAGGAGAATCTGTTGTCTGTTGAGGTAGTTGATAGAGGGCTCAAAGCCCTTGCTGGTGGCTGCTCTAATCTCAGGAAACTAGTTGTGACCAATACTAGTGAACTAGGGTTGTTGAATGTAGCTGAAGAGTGTTCCATGTTGCAAGAACTCGAATTGCACAAGTGTTCTGATAGT TGTTCTGATAGTGTTTTGCTCGGCATTGGTGCGTTTGAGAATCTGCAGATCTTGAGATTGGTTGTGAATGTTGATGGTTTGTATCACTCTTTGGTTTCGGATATCGGTTTGATGATTTTGGCTCAAGGTTGCAAGAGACTGGTGAAGCTTGAGCTTGTTGGATGTGAGGGAGGGTTTGATGGGATTAAAGAAATAGGTGAATGTTGTCAAATGCTTGAGGAACTCACTGTTTGTGATCACAAGATGGAGTCGGGTTGGCTTGGAGGGCTTCGTTATTGTGAGAATCTCAAGACGCTGAGACTCGTGTCTTGTAAAAAGATTGATAATGATCCAGATGAGGAGTTGAGTTGTTGTTGTCCTGCTCTCGAGCGTTTGCAGTTGGAGAAGTGTCAGTTAAGAGATAAGAATACCGTAAAGGCTCTGTTTAAGATATGTGAAGCGGCGAGAGAGATTGTTTTCCAAGATTGTTGGGGATTGGATGATGATATCTTCAGCTTGGCTACGGCTTTCGG GAGAGTGAAGCTACTGTATCTGGAAGGATGCTCATTGTTAACAACATCAGGTCTAGAATCAGTGATTCTACATTGGCACGAGTTAGAACATCTGAAAGTGGTTTCGTGCAAGAACATAAAAGATTCAGAAGTCTCTCCGTCGCTGTCAGCTCTGTTCTCAGCTTTAGTGGAATTGCAGTGGAGACCAGACACCAGATCGCATCTCTCTTCAAGCCTTACAGAGACCGGAATTGGTGGTAAAGGTGGGaaatttttcaagaaaacatga
- the LOC104768976 gene encoding F-box protein At5g07670 isoform X1, with protein sequence MSYRGKKENSPVSPLKKRRASWSELWVNHHHLLTSSPLDFAAKFQSLTPPTPISKSKTLLPPDFTLLLPDLILIRIIEKIPKSHRKNLSLVCKRWFKLHGRLVRSLRLSDWGFLASGRLISRFPNLDTVDLVSGCLISPPNSGILVNHRIVSFTVDVGSYQSWSFFEENLLSVEVVDRGLKALAGGCSNLRKLVVTNTSELGLLNVAEECSMLQELELHKCSDSVLLGIGAFENLQILRLVVNVDGLYHSLVSDIGLMILAQGCKRLVKLELVGCEGGFDGIKEIGECCQMLEELTVCDHKMESGWLGGLRYCENLKTLRLVSCKKIDNDPDEELSCCCPALERLQLEKCQLRDKNTVKALFKICEAAREIVFQDCWGLDDDIFSLATAFGRVKLLYLEGCSLLTTSGLESVILHWHELEHLKVVSCKNIKDSEVSPSLSALFSALVELQWRPDTRSHLSSSLTETGIGGKGGKFFKKT encoded by the exons aTGTCTTATAGAGGGAAGAAGGAGAACAGTCCAGTTTCACCATTGAAGAAGCGACGAGCGAGCTGGTCTGAACTTTGGGTTAACCATCACCATTTATTGACTTCTTCTCCGCTTGATTTCGCCGCAAAGTTTCAGTCTTTGACCCCTCCAACTCCAATCTCCAAATCCAAAACCCTACTCCCTCCTGATTTCACGCTTCTCTTACCTGACCTCATTCTCATCAGAATCATTGAAAAAATCCCTAAATCTCACCGGAAAAATCTCTCCTTGGTTTGCAAGAGATGGTTTAAACTCCATGGTCGTCTTGTAAGATCTCTTAGGTTATCTGATTGGGGGTTTCTAGCGTCTGGTCGGCTGATCTCGAGGTTTCCCAATCTGGATACTGTTGATTTGGTCAGTGGGTGTTTGATTTCGCCGCCAAATTCAGGTATTTTAGTTAACCACAGGATAGTTTCGTTTACTGTTGATGTAGGGTCTTATCAGAGTTGGAGTTTCTTCGAGGAGAATCTGTTGTCTGTTGAGGTAGTTGATAGAGGGCTCAAAGCCCTTGCTGGTGGCTGCTCTAATCTCAGGAAACTAGTTGTGACCAATACTAGTGAACTAGGGTTGTTGAATGTAGCTGAAGAGTGTTCCATGTTGCAAGAACTCGA GTTGCACAAGTGTTCTGATAGTGTTTTGCTCGGCATTGGTGCGTTTGAGAATCTGCAGATCTTGAGATTGGTTGTGAATGTTGATGGTTTGTATCACTCTTTGGTTTCGGATATCGGTTTGATGATTTTGGCTCAAGGTTGCAAGAGACTGGTGAAGCTTGAGCTTGTTGGATGTGAGGGAGGGTTTGATGGGATTAAAGAAATAGGTGAATGTTGTCAAATGCTTGAGGAACTCACTGTTTGTGATCACAAGATGGAGTCGGGTTGGCTTGGAGGGCTTCGTTATTGTGAGAATCTCAAGACGCTGAGACTCGTGTCTTGTAAAAAGATTGATAATGATCCAGATGAGGAGTTGAGTTGTTGTTGTCCTGCTCTCGAGCGTTTGCAGTTGGAGAAGTGTCAGTTAAGAGATAAGAATACCGTAAAGGCTCTGTTTAAGATATGTGAAGCGGCGAGAGAGATTGTTTTCCAAGATTGTTGGGGATTGGATGATGATATCTTCAGCTTGGCTACGGCTTTCGG GAGAGTGAAGCTACTGTATCTGGAAGGATGCTCATTGTTAACAACATCAGGTCTAGAATCAGTGATTCTACATTGGCACGAGTTAGAACATCTGAAAGTGGTTTCGTGCAAGAACATAAAAGATTCAGAAGTCTCTCCGTCGCTGTCAGCTCTGTTCTCAGCTTTAGTGGAATTGCAGTGGAGACCAGACACCAGATCGCATCTCTCTTCAAGCCTTACAGAGACCGGAATTGGTGGTAAAGGTGGGaaatttttcaagaaaacatga
- the LOC104772155 gene encoding LOW QUALITY PROTEIN: uncharacterized protein LOC104772155 (The sequence of the model RefSeq protein was modified relative to this genomic sequence to represent the inferred CDS: inserted 2 bases in 1 codon), whose translation MCETSSYRLYCKGLVSEEVVKDETRQIGGFGVAICDPEDNRLYEMKKALGDEESTQQEVAELAALVYGLKWALELDLARVTFFCDDSNILEYVTGKAEPSESSVATLVKEVALLQSRFSXCEALPASVSRGGIAFVLEHARAAIVSQIRWREGDVYMETCPICCEDVPCDDKFEVPGCFHRFCVACIKRLVDEALDWHKPAKCPSLGCNSVLHSEDCEGVLDPGRVRYMTEYLSEAALLDHMTRQEERRIKKQETTGCPWPPVECTVRMEKTKLIEYSKTFFADAELLGGARKCMGDL comes from the exons ATGTGCGAGACGTCGTCCTATCGGTTATACTGCAAGGGTCTGGTGAGTGAAGAGGTGGTTAAGGACGAGACTAGGCAGATCGGTGGTTTTGGTGTGGCCATCTGTGACCCCGAGGATAACCGACTATATGAGATGAAGAAAGCTCTGGGAGATGAAGAGTCCACACAGCAGGAGGTTGCGGAATTGGCGGCCTTAGTTTATGGGTTGAAGTGGGCGTTGGAGCTCGATTTGGCAAGGGTCACATTCTTCTGTGATGATTCCAATATCTTAGAATAC GTAACAGGTAAAGCTGAACCAAGCGAGTCCAGTGTAGCAACACTTGTGAAGGAAGTGGCTCTTCTTCAGAGCAGATTCTC TTGCGAAGCACTTCCTGCATCTGTGAGCAGGGGTGGCATCGCTTTTGTCCTTGAGCATGCCAGAGCTGCTATAGTTTCCCAGATCAGGTGGCGTGAAGGTGACGTCTACATGGAGACTTGTCCAATATGCTGTGAAGACGTCCCATGTGATGACAAGTTTGAGGTACCTGGTTGTTTCCACCGCTTCTGCGTTGCTTGCATTAAGAGACTAGTCGACGAGGCACTAGATTGGCATAAACCAGCAAAGTGCCCAAGCTTGGGTTGCAACTCGGTACTACACAGCGAGGATTGTGAAGGTGTTTTGGATCCTGGGCGGGTTAGATACATGACTGAATATCTTTCGGAGGCTGCGCTGCTTGATCATATGACCCGACAAGAGGAGAGGAGGATCAAAAAGCAAGAGACTACAGGCTGTCCGTGGCCGCCAGTCGAATGTACGGTTAGAATGGAGAAGACCAAGCTAATTGAATACTCAAAAACGTTCTTCGCTGATGCTGAGCTTTTAGGAGGAGCCAGAAAGTGCATGGG AGACTTATAA